GAACTTCTGCTTAACAATCTCGGAGGTACTCCAAACACTAAGCACCCTAACGACTCTATCCCTGGTTCAATATGACGATAACGACGACTTTTCGATGAGCGATAGTTGGGAACTTAGCTTACGGGGCGCCTCCCGTCCTAACTACAGCTCGCTCGGTCCCGCTGGAGCACCGCCTGACAGCTGTCGTCTTAATTAAGCGTCTTAGCTTTGCTTAGTCTAGCGGAAAAGCTAACCGCTCACAAACGGGGGCTACTTTCCCAAGGCGATCCGAGAATTGGCTGCCATCGATAGCCGAGCTGGATAGCTGGTCTACCACAGCAGCTCCACCGAACCGACCTTTATACCTATATACGGCGAAACCTGCATGCATGACACGAGCTAATTACTCTGTAATGTCTGTCAGACTGTCCGTTTCGGTGCGGTATCACGTCGCGCTAACCGCCAGAGAACCGCCGAAAGTGATAAGACGACGGAACTGGTGGCGGCAAAGTTGAGACACTACCCGGAAggaccaccgaaccgaacgcttTACCCGTACCGCAGTGTGAGTAGCACGTTTCCGTTGAATGGCACTGAATGGCCGACAGCTTAGCAGTAAGCGCTTCAACCACTTGCCAACATTGAGTTAGCGGTCGAAACTTAAACTCCAGTCGTGTTCAACTTCTACTCGGGACCACTCGGGTCCAGTACAAACActttgtgctggtgctgtgaaAGCGCTGGAAGTTGGTCGTCCATTGGGTGAACCTCAAGCACATATTAGGCGCCGGGGTGGTTTGTCTAGTGGTTTGTCTAGCGGTGTAGgaagatagagggagagaggaatggTTGCATCATCTTGATTTGTTCATTTGCAGTAGAAGACTGTCACTTGACTATCGTGCACTTGCTGTCAGCTACTCACGTTCCGGAGTCCCTCGGTGACTAAGTACTTGTCCCAGTATCTACCTGGAATCTAGTAATTGCATTCGGTATCCGATGGACGGTAGAACCTGGCTGGACGCATCGATCGCTAAATATCTGCAGTCGTTGTacttccacaaaaaaaaaaacattcttgTTGTCAAGTTGCCAATCAAGCGCCTTAGCCTTGTTTTGCAGAAGGTGTTTCAAGTATCCCATCGGGAACATTTTAAGAGTTTCTTTTGGGCAAAAACAGACAGAAATCCATGGCAACGTATTCCCGGGGAGCAAATACCTGGCCTCCATTGATGGAATGCGACAAGAAAACTTAAACGAAACCCACGGTGTCAGCAGCTGCTAATTAGAAGCGCTCCTCGACCAGGACTCCTGAAGACGCAGCTCTCAAGCGGAACGTCTCCATATCGGGTATCATGGCCACAGCCTTTTCCCGCTCAGTCTAAAGCAACTTCCTCACAACTTTCCTAGTGCCGCAcagcaacgaaagcaaactCGCTGGAGCACGTCgcagtgtgctgtgtgtccGAAAATAGCGAAACACACTTACGCGTCCTTCGTTACCCACAGTAACTTTCTACGGCGATTACCCCACAACCGAGCCAACCGAGctaacgggggggggggcaccgtGAGCACCGTGGGTAAATGAGGAAAGTTGGTGGACGGACTCGGCCGGTTGACAGCGAGAAAGTTATCCCATTTCCCACCAACGTACCACCAGCTGGGTGCCTTTTACCGGAGAGTCGATGTCTTTGGTCGCACCTACACACGTTCATTCCCTtatgtttcttcttctacattttgttgaattaatgaaaaattagCTTCCACGAAGTACACGCGCCAGCAGCGAGGCGCTGGCCTATTTCTGGAAGGACTAGCATGGTTGtgactgctggctggcacacaaacacacacgcacacacacatacatacactgCACGTCGCAAACCGGTGTAATCCGGTGTGTTGCGTCGCCGTCAGCAACACATTTTTGTGCGCCATGTGGTTCTGGTAACCGAAATGTTCGGACCACAGGACAGGCTGTCTCTGTTTCCACCTCTGCAGAGGCTGCACTTACTCAGGATACAAaaaacacactctcacacacagacacacacatacatcctAGCGTGGAAAGGAAGTGGAACTTTTTCTCCAGTTTTCCCCGGGAATGGTTTGCAGTTTGTATTCCGGTTGTGTGGCCAGACCTCGGTATACCTTTGAAGGTCAGGTCATTCCTGGTCCTGCTCCATAGGTTCCATAGGTCCAGTGGGCCAGATCAAGTCCAGCGTGCGGTATAGTGGCCTGTAGACGACAACAATCCCATTATGCAAAGCGTTTAGTGTGagatccttctctctctctctttaccttGGACATGGGACCGAAGGTTTGGCCTTGAGTACGCACTTGGACTGCTGCACGCTCGTCGAAATCCAGTGACCATCCGCCAGCGTCGAGAGGGCTAGAGCAGATGATGCAACTTTGTTTTACGGCCAAGTGGCCAAAACCTCTGGTGGACCATCTAGCCATGGAGGGGGTGAATGTGGAGTAGGAATGTAAATAAGATTGCTttcaaccgcaccgcatcggGATAGCatcttcctgcttcctgctgtaGCACTCTGcccccccgagagagagagagagagagattgcatTGCGTAACATTTGGCATTCGGCAGGacgatggtggtcgtggtggtcccCTACAGTTGCCGTCCCTGGAAATGTATTAcaacgcaccaccatcaccactatcaccactaccacaactAATAAGCCACTGCAGCACGTCGGTTTTTCATGCAGCTTACCCGAATGCGTTCCATTTCCAACAGGACTATGAAGCCGGCGGCCTAcaaccacgagcagcagcaagcatgaAGCAGCTAGCGGTAGTGATGATCattttaaacataaattacgGTAAGTAGAAAGCATACCACGGTCTACGcttcgctctctgccgaggtCTTTGTATTTGTAGCCTGAGCGCCGGAGCAGCTCCCTTTTTATTCCGCTTCTCGGCAGAGATACGGATTCTGCTTTTTCTCAtaatgcgcacacacacacacgcacgcacgctcgcaaACCATGAATTGGATGTAGGATAGCTCGGTCGCTTCCTTATTGCATAGCTAGCAGCAAACACCGAACAAGATCTCGGTTACGATTTTCATGTAGCCAGAAACATGGCGAGGAAGCTCGGAATCCCCCAAATGCTCCATTCAACCATCTTCTGTGGTTTGGTTGCGTTTGCACATAGAACATATCTAGGGCCCaagagtctctctctcttttctcttttcctgaACCGTTCCTGAATCCTCGGCGATGGAAAATTAGTGCAAATGGATGCAGCCAACTTCAAGTGGAAACAATTTTTccatggaaatgaaattaatttaaaaaatgcctGGCGCGTCTGCTCACACCGTGCTGCATTCGCTCGAGTCGGTGGCTTACATGGCGTCGCATACGTTTGACGATGGACGGTGAAAACAATCCCACATTTCACCGGCACCGAGCgcttttcgtggaaaacacATGCCCCGGGTGCTGTTCGGGGAGCAAATGTTGTAGAGCCAATCTCTGGCCCACCCGGGGGCGTTAATAGAGTTTGGAGAGTTCTCGGAGTTCTAATTGGATACATTTTGTTAGAACAACCAATTTATCTAATGGAAATCGTCGGGGATTGCATTTGCGCAATCCATTCACTTTGCTTCGATGTTTATTGCATCATTCAGATTATGAGCAAAAATTGTGTATGATTAGATCAATCAGTTTTTAGCTTTGACTTTGATCACGAACGCCTTGTTGACAAAATGAAAGCATCGCTGAAAACAAGAAGCACTTGAGTTTTTCAGAAGTGGTATTGAGAGCACACGAGGATTGGTTATAAAAACTGATGAACACGAATCAGACTATTTCAagtgtttgctttttacttGAAGGAAAAGGCAATCTGCTTGCGAGCTTTAAAGAAGATCAAAGATGTGACTAGCGACAAGCTGCTCTTGAGTATTGAGTACTTGTTTGCTCTTTACTGTTCGATGTTCGACTGTATATGTACAGAtgtgtattgtttttttttaattcctcCTCACCCCGCTATGATTGATAACTTTTAATGCATTAGTTATCGTTCGATATTTTCTTTAGTTCTTTCTGTGAAAGCTGTAACCCTGTACATTAGCCAAATTAGCAGAGTTTAGAGCAAAATTTGGAATTCGTCATTCCCATCTGAAAAGTTATAGTAAATGCTGTTTCCATTCCACCGAATCATACTCTATTTGTCTTTTTCTTTATTGACTCACATTTTTTTGAACCGATTACAGTTTGCTGTAGCGTTATCACGAGGGGCTTTTTAGTTAAAAATGCTTCAGTTCACCGTTAGAGCAaatcatttaattgaaatcaaaagtATGTGACCAAAATTTGACCAGAAAGTGGGCAGAAGCTGCTTTCATTTGATCAATGTTCTACGAATTTCGATGGAGATCCATCGACTTATGCAACAATCGTATTGATTGCTGTAGAACTCGCCTCAGAGATGGTGGTTACCTTTTCGATTCAAAACAGATATACTGCAGCGCCCAAGCTTGTATTACGCAAGTCCCAGGGTCAACATTCCATCGGAAGGCTCAATGGTTTTGATTGCCCTCGGTCCCCGGAACGCAATTACTTGGGAGCGAGAAAAGTTTAAGTATCTCGGGGGCTCGGAGCGAACCACCATCAGGGATCTCACATATCCGATCGACCCTAATTAAACCCGGAATTGCTTCGCATTTTGCcgacgcagcaccaccacttctGCGTCCCGTGGTGTCGGTAAAAAAggtgtaaaattaaaaatcggATTACGGAACGTGCTCATTTGGACTTCGTGGGTCCAAGTGCCtgcgggcgtgtgtgtgtgtgtgtgtgtgtgtgtgtttgtttcgtaaACTAAAAATTTAATATCAATCCTTCCCTCGCCCCGTGCTACCTTTTTTAACCGCTGCTCGCATATCCCCCTCTCCCACCTCTCGTGCGTACAGGTCGGCTGCACTGTTCCTACACCATGGACATCGATGAaccgcacacgtacacaccacCGAAGCACTACTTCCAGACCTCGTCCTTCGATGACATCGAGCAggacagcgatgatgatgccatcgCGAGAAACCCTCTGGACCGGGGACCGTACTTTGACATCACTGCATCGCGCAACGTCACCGCCCTGGTCGGCAATACGGCCTACCTGAACTGCCGGGTCCGGAACCTTGGGAATAGAACGGTGAGGCGTACGctaccgtacacacacacacacacacacacacacacacagcgtgctGGGAATGATTTAATTAACGACGACCCTTGTTAACCCCACACCGCATGCACCGCAACACCCCGCCCTCTGTCCCGCAACAGGTCTCGTGGATCCGGCATCGCGACCTACATCTGCTGACGGTCGGTAAGGCGACCTACACCTCCGACCAGAGGTACCAGAGTGTACATAATCCGCAGCTCGACGACTGGTCGCTGAAGGTGAGTCACGGTCACGGTTAAGGTTGGGTTTCGGGGGAGCGgagaggtggaggagggggtAAAATGATGCCCCGGGCCACCGGGCGGGGGTGGTTTACCATTTTCCAAGAAGATGGGTTCACGTACGCACTACCCTGTCCCTTCCACTACGGTCGCCGTCGCATGGTAATTACAACGTGACACTAGCCCGTGCCcccggatccgatccgattcacTAATGGgagcgataaaaataaattgaatttaagcTGGTAGAAAATTAACCTCCAGCACAACCTGAGCAAATACCAGGGACCATCCTCAATTTGCAGTATTGTAGACGAAGGTACAACTCGATATCATTCCCTTGAAAAATGCGCCCGTTGCTAGGCAACTGTCAAATAGCTCATCTTTGAAGTAAGCTTCATCGATCGTTCcttgctgaagctgaagaagaagcattggAATCCTTTCTACTTAATGACGATTGATCGTCCATCAACTGCGACACCTTAAGTGGTCTAGCAATCCCAAGTATGTCGTCGGTAGTAACCctacagctacagcagcaccagtgacAAAACGGAACTGGAATTGTCCCCGCAAAACGGGAAATAAATATTCCGGCGAAGGCTCGTGAATTCGGCGAAGGACGTGATTTCCTTGTCATTCTCGTCTAAACGATCTAATCCACTTTCCACGTAGTatccattcacacacacaccatccattATCCAGCACTGTATGCCGGGTTTGCCACTATAGTGCTACCGTTTAAGATGCTTATCCATTAATTTATTAGCTCACTTGCcgcacattctctctctttctctcttgctgtctCTTTGGACCTTCACAAATCGACTGACAGAGTGCCCAAGAAGTGGTAAATATTAAGACAGCACACCAAGCGCCTTGCTAGTTATGCAGCGTACCACCGAGAAGGGCGCAGCGAATGCTCTCAGCGTCCCCGGAGAGTCCTACGGCGGATGATCGGAAATGGAGTGGAAATGATGGAACGCGCTTGCGGtgtcccagcagcagctgtgtggTTAGCCCAAACGAACGGGATCGCCTCCCAAGGGCACGTGCCTTCGTATAACGAATTGGTTAACGGCCATTACCCGCACCCCTGGACTTCGGGGTGAGGCCAATTTTGGAATTCATTTTGTGCGTTCCAAAGCCGAAGAAAGCGGCAAGTATTGGCTCCTGCCTGCTAAACGCACTCTCGATTTGGAAAGCGAACCTTTGGAGCTCCGAGAAGAGATGAGATAAATCGAGGGCTTTTCTTGCCTCCACCTCCTGTGCAGGCCTGTGCCTACTAGGGGCGCCCTGAGAGTACTGTTACGTATTAATCACTAGTGCGCCCCACCTCGGGTGTGACTAATGGGCGGCGTTTATGTCAGAGTTTTAATTGCGTTCCCGAGCGAACTGCCTGCCTATCTACTCCTGGAGGCCACTCCTGCAGCGTGTGTAAGGGTAACGCCCAGGGTAGCTACGGGGCAACTCCACTCTTCTGCAATAAAACTATTATAAACCGGAAGACATTACAGATCCACTCTTCAGATCAGACACGAGCCCTGGTCCTTCCAGTCTCGCACTGAAGGCGTCCTGCAGAACGCCCTGCCGTCTTCTGGTTGATGATAAATGATCCCCGGATGACCCCTACCTAAAGCTGGcactcctcgtcctcgtcctggtCGTGCTTAATCAAGGATAGCTTCCTGAGATGGTGCTGGTCGTGCTGGAATtatgaaattatgtttttatcCTACCGGTCCGCTTCTGCTTGCGCTTTAATCCAATCAACTGTCAGACCGTTGATCGGTGTAGCCGGATAACGGATGAGGTGGAAGCGACCGGTGTTGCTTGGATTGATAAAACAGTCTGTTGTAGGCCCCTGGCTGGAAGTTAGTGCTGTTGGAGCGAGGTTTGAAGTGAGTGATGAAGCAAAAATGCCCCAGGGGTAAGGAAAGGCTTCTAATTTGGAGCATCATTGAGCTGAACTGTTGTTCAGGTAATAGGTTTGCGTGACGAAGGCTTGTTTCCTCTCATCAAGATGGTCAAATGTAGTGTCATGCTTCAATCGAATATTTGAGTGGGACTATCTCTGACTAACTTCAAGATTATTCTCTCTTTAATGTGGCAATTACATAGATCTAGGTTCCCGCTGGCCACGTTATAACTGGACCTTCTGACAGAAGCTAGGATTGACGTTTGTTTTCTCGACTTCCTTGTATTGAACCCAGTTTTCTCTGATTGGCTGCAGTTGTTACGCCATTTACGCCACGTGCCACAttgcaaaaaaagcaaatacacATAAAAGGGACTGTGAAGATCCTTGCCCTTTCGCGACAAAAATGATGTCCGTTCTTTCCGGTCATTCGGTCGCGATGGTCGGTAGTTTAATGGCAAACGGGAATCTTTACACCATCCATCGGTTCACCGTCTTCAGCTTCAGTGGCTGGGGCGAACGAGATAGCAGCGATGACCTCGACATCTCGGACACCACCCGGAAGACGATAAGTTGCCTCGGGTGTTTTGTGGCCGGCAAAAATGATCGTCCCTTATCGATGGAACGATCTAGCTAATTGCGTCCTCTGCCCTCGGCGGGCGCCCCCCGGGTTTAGGGCCATGCCTGAAGGCCGGAGGTCAGTAATTAGTGCAAAGTTGACGTTTCCCACCCCATGCCCATGCGTCTTTACTGAATTGACCGAGAAACGGAACGAGAAACTGCGAGTATCAGTTCGTTATGGCTTCGATGAGAGATGAGGGAACAATTGGACAGCTGTGAAGACACCCGGTGCCCAGTGccttcagctgctgcacgaTGCTATCCGTCGCTGTTTGCTGGGTTGGGGGCCGTTTTGCTATCAAAACTGGTCTCGACCAATGCCTCGAAGGTTGGCAAACGCCTAGTCCATCGGATCCTACGGAGAGCAGTTTGCAGTTATTGTGTTATCCGAAATCAGTTGGGTGTGAAGATACAGTTGCTGAACCTCTCATccatccctctcccctcctttCCACTCCATTCCCTTTATTTCCCGTGTGTCAAAGCCGTGCGTATCCGTCAGTGAAGCCACAAATCGATCCGATAGGTCGTGTAGAGGTCGAAAGAGCCATCGAGTGCTCCCATCAACGTAGTAGGCCGTCGTCACTGTGCCATCGAACCATTTGCTCCAAATCGGTCCCTCGGGTCGATCGGGTCGGGTATTGCTGGTTGATAGTCTACGGTCTACGTCGAACGTCGCCGATAGTTTCactcgaggacgacgacgacgacgacgtcgaggacaacgtcgacgacgcctTATTGAACCTACTACTTGGAACCGTCGTTGTAACGGGAGTGACGGTCTTCGTCTTTTGGCGAAACGTCTTCACCATCACTAGGAAGCGGAAGGAGGCGGAGGTTGTAGGCGATGAACATAAAACCGGAATGTATAGAGCTACAACTCTATTATCTTTCGGGCTCGGTTGAtaggtttgtgtgtgtcccggtTATCGTCAGGTCAGGTGCAGCTATCGTCCTCTCGACGGTGGCTTACGGAAGGTTGACACCATCGTGCCAGAGCCTCCTGAGTTTATGATACTTCCTCCTCTATActtacttctctctctctcacacacgctttctctctttcttcctttgttTGCAGGTACTCTACCCTCAGCAGCGTGACTCCGGGGTGTACGAGTGTCAAATCTCTACCACACCTCCCGTAGGCTACTCGATGACACTGTCTGTCGTCGGTAAGTATGGCGCTTGCATACATGACCGTTACATCACCGAGGGCTGGAGTGATTCCTTGAGGGAGCGTTTGGTTCGGGCTGGACCATTACTGGAGTAACTTATTTGATTATTGACTTCTTGGGTCCCTGCAATCGGGCTGTTCATGCGACTATATGAATGATTGACATGCAAGTCAACTCACTAGACGAAAAGATCGCCCAGGGAGGTATTCAGGGAGTGTCGATCAATCTCAGAATGCCTTGCGATAATGTTCGATAACCACATGATTGAAATACAAAAACGAAATTCCTTCGAGactcttctcttccctttggCTGTTGGACGCCAAACAGAACGTCTCACGTAACACCTGCCCCGGAGTGATACGCGACCAAATCGACTTGACTTTGTGAACTGCCAACCCTCTCAAGCCACTCGCCATCGGCAACAGAAAAGGGCTACGATGTAATCAAAACACAATCGCGTACTGGAATCACTGGATGATAGCGCACTTTgcgcctcatcatcatcatcatcttcgccatcATCGGCCCAGGTTGCGTAATGATTTTGCGCTCATCAGCACGATGTTTACATAAACCATTGAGTGCCCACCGGGCAGGTACCGGAAAGGAGCGCCGTAGGTCACAGCTTCGAACGACTTTCCGCGAGCTAATCGCCTACGCGCTTCCACTCTCGCAGAGGTTTGCCCTGAAGAACGTTACTGCCGGATGCCCGTCGCGGTCATTGAAGCAgttcattttacatttttcggGCATCCATCTACCGGTTGGAGTGCGCTACCCCGAGGCCACACCAGTGACCATCGACGCGTCGAACGGCGAACGTTGAATAAATAATGTTCTGCCATCTGCCAGCTGCCGCATGATTGGCCTGGCCTTACCGTAATAAATCTTGATGCCCTTACAAGAACGCAATCACGGGGCCATGCCGCCAGTTTCGCTCACGCCGttcccatccaccatccactgctggtgctgctcctcggTGAGAAGAAGTTCGTTCTGTGTTGTTGAGGAGCAAAAGAAGtaagacagagacagagaccgGACAAGGGCATGTATCCTCGTCGTTATCAGATGACAGTTTTGCTGACCTTCGGTTTGAACATCGCCCGGGCGATAAATATTCCGTTTCGCTTTTAATTAAACCCGCGACCGATGGCCCTGGCACGGAAGTAGGTCACAACATTGCGCCCACCTCCCTTCGGTGAGCCCTATGCCTGCATTCCGAGCGATAGAACCTTCGCAAAAGGTAGGGAGGCGAAACGAAGGCGAGATGTTAATATCAAACGACGATAACCAAACGGTGGGGGGGACGATCTGTCCGTTCTGGTTAGTGAAACCCGGTGTACCAAACCCTTTTCCGACGGAGTGGGACAGCGGAAGCGAAGGTTAATGTAAACCGGTGGCCCCTAAGTCGATTATGACATGGTGGCCGATCCCCGATCAGCTGGGAGCATGTTCTCGAAAATTATTAAACCGTTCCGTGGAcattccggtggttccggtgtccggtgatgAGAATGCGGAAGTGgaagcggatgatgatggtgatggtaaaaTGGTGACAAGGCAAAAGGCGATTAATTAGAGACCATTCCGGTGATGAAGTGTAGCACGAACGGCGGTGCTGTCCATCGATGGCGGCCACCGTTTACAAATGGCTGTTGCTCTCGAAAGGGGAGATGGTAGGCGAGTCATTAAGTAATGGATTAGGTGAGCGTTGGGATTAAGCGCTTTCTTCTGTCACTTCTGCTTTAGTCCTGGAAAAGGGATACGTTGTTGGTTGCGCTTCGTTAGTCTTGAAGTGCGAAAAGTATTCAACAATGCTTACCGGCAACGCCGATAAGGAGAATAAGGACAGGTAAATTGGATGACATGATCGGACTTGAGGACTTGTTGGATCATCTACCTTATTGCTTCTACTAATGACGAAAGCTTATTATGTTATGAGTGATGAAATGGTCACATGATTGTGGACCGTGGTCAATCAATTCGTTTGGCCTAAAATGAGGCCAACTAGATTGCTGTACAGCTTTGAAGAAAAGTGTTCTAAAGCAATGGGAATCgaagtgttgttgtgtttagAATGTTTGCATGACAGCTTCATAAAGTGAGCAAATTCAAACTAAGCTTAATATATGGAAAATTCACCTCCGTAAAACTATAAAATGCAGCTGCAATTTGTTTAGACCCAAAATTTTAGGAAAGATAGTTTTTTATAGAATTAAGAGGCTTTTAAATTGCGTACCACACTTGGTCTTGATTAACGTTAAATGTTTTGAATGCATTTGGATCAGAAGTTACTCACCGATCTTTCTAGATGATTGATCtttaaaaatagaagaaaactGGTTTGCATTCGTAAACTCTAAAAGCTATTGATTAAGCAAAATCCTTTATTTATATCGTCCTTTTGGATTCGTCATTATCAAATGCTCTTGCAACTTATTAGGTATTTATTGTACGCAGAGGGTATCCATATGGTTCATATAATACCAGTGTAGAAGATCATCTAACTTTGTTTTTATCAACAATTGTGAGATAAATTGAACTAAATTTTTGGAGGTTTGGCTAAAGCTGGCATGAGGTTTGGAACGTTTTATAAAACAGGAATTTTAATAATTAAGCAACGAGAATGAGAAACGGTAATGAAAATTTTGACTAGCTAGGATTTTTTGCTATTGTATAGGattaattttgtttcaatatttttattcAGCTGAAAGACTCTCCAGTCAATGTTTATTTCTAGTTAATGTGAAGTCTATCACATCaagaaaaaacattttaataccATTCTTGGGCAGTGGTCGGCTCATTAAAATGGAATTCGCTTATTTATATAAACGTTTCACAATTTCAAACCATGTAAATTAGATTGCTGCCAGTGTAACAATGGAGGGTTAAATCCTTTCCAtaaaaccatcaccattatTATTAAGCTCAGCGCCTGCTATGCGATTGCAATAATGTTCATTTCCATCAAGTAGAACTCCACCACGAATTAGCTTTGCTCTCACGAAGTGACGGCAGGTCAAGTGCCGACCGGTCTTCAATAATGTTTCAGTATTAGGgataacccccccccccctccgcccctTAAATCTACACGCATCGTTACGCAAACGAGTATGCTTTATGTGCTGCATGTTTTGGAGAGGGTCTGGCTGAACGataaggaaaaagggaggaagaaaaaaggatccaACAGGACACCCTTTCTGACACACAAAtaaacacaatcacacacacacacacaccgcagatATACCGATCGTAACACACTCCGGCAACAGCTCCGACCGGGGGCATCTTAATCATTTTCTCACTCGCAACACTCCGGCCGGAATGCCGGTGGCGCTTTGCTTGTATCCCCAGAACCCCTTACCACGATCATCGGTGGACCGGACCTGTACATCGACATGGGTTCGACCGTCAATCTGACCTGCATCGTTCAGCACCTGCCCGAACCGCCGCCAGTCATCCAGTGGACCCACAACGGGGAGGTAAGTTTGccaaacgatgatgatcgaagaGCGGAAGGGAGGAGGTTGGGAGACATAAACCATCAGCAAGGGCGCGGTCACTATCGGGCCCGACTGGCACGAGCAAGATAATCCTTAAAGGCCGAACGATGGATCGACGTAACCGTATCGCCCGAAGATGACCCGCATATCGGTGATTCAGCACAAGTCCACTGTCCTAATGTTTACCTTTGATTAGAGAGGAATCCTTACCCTCTCTCACtgcctctccctccctctaaCATACACATACAGAGCAGTGCAGAGCCTACGGCCATCTTATTATAACCGGACGGTCTCGACCTGCCGTCCAGCAAACAGCTTCTGGTTTGTGGCGCAAAATTCCCGCTACCAATCCGTAACGTATGAGTCACAAAAAGCCTCCCTTATGCCAGCCAGAATTCGGCCCAAAGAGGCATAACATCCTCCCTCGCCTTCaacccttcctcttcctcgcaaAAGGGTAAGGAAGTAAATCATTTTCTTGGGACCTTCTGCTACtccagcttctgcttctgctgctgtttttgctgAATGCCGGTTGAGGGGAGCGGTTTGTTTATCGGAACTTTTGCACCACTTTACCTTTAACCCGTTTTCTCGGCTTCTCGGCTGGCACAAAAAGGGTAAATATTGTTGCTCTGCAGGTCGGGtcccccttcttccttccggttACCGGCAATCCCTTCCGGCGGATCCGGAATCCGTCGGCACTTGGCCCAAAGCTTTTGGCAGGATGAAATTgccaatcgaagcaaccaaaaTATGTTGCAAATATGCGGACTACTATACGTTGTTTATGCTCCGAGGCGCAGATGAACCATGAAGCGATACGGA
The sequence above is a segment of the Anopheles darlingi chromosome 2, idAnoDarlMG_H_01, whole genome shotgun sequence genome. Coding sequences within it:
- the LOC125948058 gene encoding zwei Ig domain protein zig-8-like, whose translation is MTAFVVIKDYEAGGLQPRAAASMKQLAVVMIILNINYGRLHCSYTMDIDEPHTYTPPKHYFQTSSFDDIEQDSDDDAIARNPLDRGPYFDITASRNVTALVGNTAYLNCRVRNLGNRTVSWIRHRDLHLLTVGKATYTSDQRYQSVHNPQLDDWSLKVLYPQQRDSGVYECQISTTPPVGYSMTLSVVEPLTTIIGGPDLYIDMGSTVNLTCIVQHLPEPPPVIQWTHNGEDINYDSARGGVSVITEKGDITTSYLLIQRARSGDSGKYTCLPSTANPTTVHVHVLNGEHPAAIQRGRQTRSNCALLTMLFLLLMAISGGPVRPGVR